The following is a genomic window from Syntrophorhabdales bacterium.
AATGGTGAGGCAGCAGGTTAATCACAGCATCGATCATTGCCATCATATATTCATATTTTTTCTTGTGAGTCCACACATTCTGCGCGGACAGCCAACCAATCCACGTCGCCCGGGAAAGAGAAACGTGTAGTTAGCTGTTAGCTGTAGGCTGATCTCGAAGGCTATTTATTAAGATACCTGAAGGTATACAGTTGAAGGCAAGTCGGTGGGCATTGACATGCATATGGGATTATATTATAACCTATGAGGTGCGGGAATAACTCAGCGGTAGAGTGCAACCTTGCCAAGGTTGAAGTCGCGGGTTCAAATCCCGTTTCCCGCTCCAAAACTGAAAAAAGAGCTGGAGCGTTTGTCCGCTCCGGCAGACGAAAGGCGGGTCACTACTCTACCCGCACCATGTGGCGGCATAGCCAAGTGGTAAGGCAGCGGTCTGCAAAACCGTTATTCTCCGGTTCAAATCCGGATGCCGCCTTTATTCAACCACAAAATCCCAGGCAGTATCGTTGATCCAGAGACTGTAGTAGCCTCTTCCAAAGAGACTCTTGGGCTTTATCGAGTACAGAACGTCGCTCTTTTTGGCAATCTCCAGCTCAATATCCTTTCCAAATATGAAACGTGACTTGTGAAGAGCTGTCTCGCTGACAAACAGCATCGGGTTCAACGTCAGGTACTTCGTATCGTACTTTCCGTACACGATAAGCTGCTGTATCTCGGCGAGGGGAAAGCGTTGCGGGTTGTTGCTCTCTATAAAAAGTACGCCCTTCTCGTCAAACACTATGTTGGGCAGCAACCTCTTGAGCGCTTTGGGCGTTTTGATGTAGACACCATACTCTTTCGGCGTCACAATATCTTCCTTGGCGCACACAGCGGCCGTATAGAGCGTAACCATGAGCATCGCCATAACTGCTACAGCCATAAATCTATTCATTGCATATCTCCTTAGTGCCTTGAATGACATCCGGCCCGGGCATCCTACCCGAGCACCGTAAGATGTACCTTGCGCTCCCTGGGCCCATCGAATTCCATCAGGAAGATGCCCTGCCACGTGCCCAACCTCAGTTGCCCGCCGGAGAATGGGACAAGCAGGGAATGGCCGACCAAAGAAGATTTGATGTGGGCGTCGGCATTACCTTCTGCATGCTTGTAAGGGTGGTTCCGCGGCACAAGCCTGTTCAAGCCATCCATGATGTCACTGATTACCGCAGGGTCTGCATCTTCATTGATCAGAAGACCGCACGTC
Proteins encoded in this region:
- a CDS encoding secondary thiamine-phosphate synthase enzyme YjbQ — translated: MVEIKVRTDARIQGKSITKDVARAVQNMEGTLLYLFTPHTTCGLLINEDADPAVISDIMDGLNRLVPRNHPYKHAEGNADAHIKSSLVGHSLLVPFSGGQLRLGTWQGIFLMEFDGPRERKVHLTVLG